In Vibrio celticus, one genomic interval encodes:
- a CDS encoding sigma-54 dependent transcriptional regulator has product MQGLAKLLVVDDNAQDRHNLSTILEFVGESCEVISSEQARKVDWSLQWAGCIIGTIKGKGFNALLNEKLVHANHIPLLVIGKNNHPVEELTNYVGELELPLNYPQLSDALRHCKDFLGRKGVQVVSSARKNTLFRSLVGQSAGIQEVRHLIEQVSSTEANVLILGESGTGKEVVARNIHYHSKRRSGPFVPVNCGAIPPDLLESELFGHEKGAFTGAITARKGRFELAEGGTLFLDEIGDMPMAMQVKLLRVLQERCFERVGGNSTIQADVRVIAATHRNLEDMIDDDSFREDLYYRLNVFPIEMPALQDRKEDIPLLLQELMTRMEAEGSMPICFTARAINSLMEHYWPGNVRELANLVERMVILYPNSLVDVNHLPTKYRYSDIPEFQPEFNSFGSEEEQERDALADLFSEDFSFDQQDDIADNANAPQELPPEGVNLKELLADMEVNMINQALEAQGGIVARAADMLGMRRTTLVEKMRKYNLQR; this is encoded by the coding sequence ATGCAAGGTTTGGCAAAACTGCTTGTCGTCGACGATAACGCTCAAGATCGTCACAATTTAAGCACAATATTAGAGTTTGTAGGAGAGAGCTGCGAAGTAATCAGCTCTGAACAAGCACGTAAAGTTGACTGGTCACTACAGTGGGCCGGCTGCATTATTGGTACCATTAAAGGTAAAGGCTTCAACGCATTACTGAATGAGAAGCTTGTTCACGCCAATCACATCCCTTTACTGGTGATTGGCAAAAACAATCACCCGGTTGAAGAGTTGACTAACTATGTTGGTGAGCTTGAACTTCCTCTTAACTACCCGCAATTAAGTGATGCATTAAGACACTGTAAAGATTTCTTAGGCCGCAAAGGTGTTCAAGTTGTGTCTTCGGCACGCAAGAACACACTGTTTCGCAGCCTAGTAGGACAAAGTGCTGGCATTCAAGAAGTACGTCACTTAATTGAACAAGTCTCTTCTACGGAAGCGAACGTGCTGATTCTTGGTGAATCTGGTACAGGCAAAGAAGTCGTAGCGCGTAACATTCACTATCACTCTAAACGTCGTTCAGGGCCTTTTGTTCCTGTAAACTGTGGCGCGATTCCACCTGATTTGCTTGAAAGTGAACTGTTTGGTCATGAGAAGGGTGCATTTACTGGGGCGATTACCGCACGTAAAGGCCGTTTTGAATTGGCTGAAGGTGGCACACTGTTTCTTGATGAAATTGGCGATATGCCGATGGCTATGCAAGTTAAACTGCTACGAGTACTTCAAGAGCGATGCTTTGAGCGTGTAGGTGGCAACAGCACCATACAAGCTGATGTTCGAGTGATTGCGGCAACGCACCGCAACCTTGAAGATATGATCGACGATGATTCGTTCCGTGAAGACCTTTACTACCGCTTGAATGTATTCCCGATTGAAATGCCGGCGCTTCAAGATCGCAAAGAAGACATTCCACTGTTGCTTCAAGAGCTGATGACTCGAATGGAAGCGGAAGGCAGCATGCCTATCTGTTTCACGGCTCGTGCTATCAACTCTTTGATGGAGCATTACTGGCCGGGCAACGTTCGTGAACTGGCGAACCTGGTTGAACGAATGGTTATCTTGTATCCAAACAGCTTGGTTGATGTGAATCACCTGCCAACTAAATATCGATACAGCGATATCCCTGAGTTCCAGCCAGAGTTTAATAGCTTTGGATCTGAAGAGGAGCAAGAGCGTGATGCACTTGCTGACTTGTTCTCAGAAGATTTCAGCTTTGATCAGCAAGATGATATTGCCGACAATGCCAATGCTCCTCAAGAGTTACCGCCAGAAGGGGTTAACTTGAAAGAGCTCCTCGCGGATATGGAAGTGAATATGATCAATCAAGCGTTGGAAGCGCAGGGCGGCATTGTTGCTCGTGCTGCTGACATGCTTGGAATGCGTAGAACCACTCTGGTTGAAAAAATGCGGAAATATAACTTGCAGCGATAG
- the fliS gene encoding flagellar export chaperone FliS — protein MRGSLQAYKKVSVDSQLTAASPHKIVQMLMAGAIERLIQGKAAMQAGNIPVKGERLGKALDIIISLRSCLSMDDGGDIAKNLDQLYEFMITQISAANHKNDPQPIDDVIDIIREIKSAWDQIPNEYHNLTSADVGI, from the coding sequence ATGCGCGGTTCTTTACAGGCATATAAAAAGGTATCAGTGGATAGTCAGCTAACGGCTGCCTCACCGCATAAGATTGTACAAATGCTAATGGCCGGTGCTATCGAGCGTTTGATTCAAGGCAAAGCGGCAATGCAAGCAGGCAACATCCCAGTGAAAGGTGAGCGACTTGGTAAGGCTCTAGATATCATTATTAGCCTACGTAGTTGCCTATCTATGGACGATGGTGGCGATATTGCGAAAAACCTAGATCAACTTTATGAGTTCATGATCACGCAAATTTCTGCGGCAAATCACAAAAATGACCCACAGCCTATTGATGATGTTATCGATATTATTCGCGAAATTAAGAGCGCTTGGGACCAAATTCCGAACGAATATCACAACTTGACGTCCGCTGACGTAGGTATTTAA
- a CDS encoding flagellar protein FliT gives MNSQLQELCELDQLIISKLEFSEINAEEITQLVDNREQLLQNVLQIIDSHPDVKQSSEWFEAITRTRKLVELMQSETSRVGKTLHKYRHGAKSVQQYKKFL, from the coding sequence ATGAATAGCCAACTACAAGAGCTTTGTGAACTCGATCAACTAATTATCTCTAAACTGGAATTTAGTGAAATTAATGCTGAAGAAATAACGCAGCTTGTCGATAACAGAGAACAGTTATTGCAAAACGTGCTTCAAATAATCGACTCACATCCCGACGTTAAGCAAAGTTCTGAATGGTTTGAAGCCATTACCAGAACCAGAAAATTAGTCGAATTGATGCAGTCTGAGACGAGTCGAGTAGGTAAGACCCTACATAAATACCGTCACGGCGCTAAATCAGTTCAACAATACAAAAAGTTTTTATAG
- the fliD gene encoding flagellar filament capping protein FliD, translating to MSFGPMGISSGMDINSMVSKIVDSERVPKQQRIDNERTRIDTSISAYGRLRESLDSMKNLMTNFRQEKAFAVRTVESTDEGLVSATATTEAIAGKYAIDVLQLAQSHKVASDVLSEDMKFGPGKLQVSLGDDSFDVQVGDRSRLIEVVRGINGADSNPGVRASIINDVEGPRLIIASNQSGSDQQISISVESDAANPLKKLEYKTLEERVKALEKARVAAQDIIALTPAGKAAELIDEVIASDDPNANETLDKDGNIIPAAQTDSTSDVDGNSQSLSYGEQAAADGQAALDVAQAAKSVMPEDNIPGWTETASGTLLDSYYTPELELDEKAIEKAPNVPGWSNAASGTLTDSYVTPKEAQQKLEAEQARIEEKISQEKAELAEKVQKGELTAEQAKKIERAKLEPEERELLEKVDKAQADLEQAQQSFDTYSGMTEVQAGQDSMVVLDGVAQLSSNNNVIEDAVEGIDITVKGKTPKDKPPAEIGVEYDRNSVRQDIESFVSSYNQFYQVSKDLAGVDPTTGQKGPLSGDSTVRNADSRLKGVFSSSIEGAPDNLKSLTEFGITTTRQGSLEINYDMLDRQLNNNFDKLGEFFGGNNGFAKKVEDAIQGITGITGSIRTREKSLVEQNYRLVDDQSALDRRMDSLESRTHSKFTAMQDATSKMQSQLGSMMNALG from the coding sequence ATGAGTTTTGGCCCAATGGGGATTTCGTCTGGCATGGATATTAATTCCATGGTCAGCAAAATTGTTGATTCGGAGCGTGTACCTAAACAGCAACGAATCGACAATGAACGAACGCGAATCGATACCAGCATTAGTGCCTATGGAAGACTCAGAGAATCCCTTGATTCGATGAAAAACCTGATGACAAACTTTCGTCAGGAAAAAGCTTTTGCTGTGCGAACAGTCGAAAGTACCGATGAAGGTCTTGTCTCTGCAACCGCGACTACCGAAGCGATCGCTGGCAAATATGCCATAGATGTGTTGCAGCTTGCCCAAAGCCATAAAGTGGCTTCTGATGTACTGTCAGAGGACATGAAATTTGGCCCAGGTAAGCTGCAGGTTTCGCTTGGTGATGACAGCTTTGACGTGCAAGTTGGCGACAGATCGAGACTTATCGAAGTTGTTCGTGGTATCAACGGTGCAGATAGCAACCCAGGCGTTCGTGCCTCTATTATCAATGATGTCGAAGGTCCAAGACTTATCATTGCCTCGAACCAGTCTGGTTCAGACCAGCAGATCAGCATTAGTGTTGAATCAGATGCTGCCAATCCCTTAAAAAAACTCGAATACAAAACGCTTGAAGAACGTGTTAAAGCGCTAGAGAAAGCACGCGTTGCTGCTCAAGATATTATAGCTCTAACCCCTGCAGGAAAAGCCGCCGAACTCATCGATGAAGTGATCGCTAGCGATGACCCAAATGCGAATGAAACACTCGATAAAGATGGCAATATCATCCCTGCAGCCCAAACTGATTCTACTTCAGATGTTGACGGCAACTCTCAAAGTCTCAGCTACGGTGAGCAAGCCGCAGCCGACGGCCAAGCTGCCCTAGACGTAGCTCAAGCGGCAAAGTCGGTGATGCCTGAAGACAATATCCCTGGCTGGACTGAAACCGCGTCAGGTACGCTTTTAGATTCTTACTACACACCAGAACTTGAGCTTGATGAAAAAGCGATAGAGAAGGCACCCAATGTGCCGGGGTGGTCAAATGCTGCCTCAGGTACTCTGACCGATTCATACGTGACACCGAAAGAAGCCCAACAAAAGCTTGAGGCTGAGCAAGCGCGTATCGAAGAGAAGATCTCACAAGAAAAAGCAGAGTTGGCTGAGAAAGTTCAAAAAGGCGAACTCACCGCAGAACAAGCGAAGAAAATTGAGCGTGCTAAATTAGAACCTGAAGAGCGTGAGCTTTTAGAGAAGGTCGATAAAGCGCAAGCAGACCTCGAACAAGCACAACAATCTTTTGATACCTATAGTGGTATGACCGAAGTTCAGGCTGGCCAAGATTCTATGGTTGTCCTAGATGGTGTTGCTCAGCTTTCTAGTAATAACAATGTGATTGAAGATGCCGTTGAAGGTATTGATATTACGGTGAAAGGAAAAACGCCAAAAGATAAGCCGCCGGCAGAAATTGGTGTGGAGTACGACCGTAACAGTGTTCGCCAAGATATCGAATCTTTTGTGAGCTCTTATAACCAATTCTATCAAGTGTCGAAAGACCTCGCGGGTGTTGATCCAACAACAGGCCAAAAGGGACCGCTTTCTGGTGACAGTACAGTGCGTAACGCCGACTCTAGACTGAAAGGGGTGTTCTCATCAAGTATCGAAGGTGCGCCAGACAACCTTAAGTCTTTGACTGAATTCGGCATCACCACCACAAGACAAGGCTCGCTAGAAATCAACTACGACATGCTTGATCGTCAACTCAACAACAACTTCGATAAGTTGGGAGAGTTCTTTGGTGGCAACAATGGTTTCGCCAAAAAAGTGGAAGATGCGATTCAAGGTATCACAGGTATCACGGGTTCAATCCGTACTAGAGAGAAGAGCTTGGTCGAGCAAAACTACCGTTTGGTTGATGACCAAAGCGCGCTCGACCGCCGCATGGACAGCCTAGAGAGCCGTACCCACTCTAAGTTCACAGCCATGCAAGATGCGACCAGTAAGATGCAATCTCAGCTGGGCAGTATGATGAATGCGTTGGGCTAA
- the flaG gene encoding flagellar protein FlaG yields MEISSNASNIQPYGSPNGIKIASDEGSSASSISRLKEATSYAKVEKSKEEATEAAIQLAQHRQELNDEERVKMVEKVNEFVSSLNKGVAFKVDEESGRDVVTIYETTTGDIIRQIPDEEMLEILRRLAAQNSNSRIFEVKV; encoded by the coding sequence ATGGAAATATCATCCAACGCATCGAACATCCAGCCTTATGGCTCACCTAATGGCATTAAAATTGCAAGCGATGAAGGTAGTAGTGCGTCGAGTATTTCGCGACTAAAAGAAGCAACATCTTATGCCAAGGTAGAGAAATCGAAAGAGGAAGCTACCGAAGCGGCGATTCAATTAGCTCAACATAGACAAGAGTTAAATGATGAAGAGCGAGTCAAAATGGTGGAGAAGGTCAACGAGTTTGTCTCCTCTCTCAATAAGGGTGTGGCTTTTAAGGTCGATGAAGAATCTGGGAGAGATGTGGTTACCATTTATGAGACCACAACTGGTGATATTATTCGCCAGATCCCTGATGAAGAAATGCTTGAAATTCTAAGACGCCTAGCAGCCCAAAACTCGAATAGTCGAATATTTGAGGTGAAGGTTTAA
- a CDS encoding flagellin, with protein MAINVNTNVSAMTAQRYLNSAAEGTQKSMERLSSGYKINSAKDDAAGLQISNRLTSQSRGLDMAVKNANDGISIAQTAEGAMNESTNILQRMRDLSLQSSNGSNSKSERVAIQEEVSALNTELNRIAETTSFGGNRLLNGTYGSQSFQIGADSGEAVMLSMGNMRTDTKDMGGKSYGVEEGKDASWRVGAGSDLTIKYNDKFGEAQELSISAKEGNDIEELATYINGQSQDVKASVGEGGKLQLFASSQKVEGDVEFGGSLAGELGIGAGKDVTVNDIDVTSVAGANEAVSIIDGALKSVDSQRASLGAFQNRFDHAISNLDNINENVNASKSRIKDTDYAKETTAMTKSQILQQASTSILAQAKQSPSAALSLLG; from the coding sequence ATGGCGATTAATGTAAACACTAATGTGTCTGCAATGACGGCTCAGCGCTACCTGAATAGCGCGGCTGAAGGTACTCAAAAATCAATGGAGCGTTTGTCTTCTGGCTATAAAATCAATAGCGCAAAAGATGATGCTGCGGGCCTACAAATCTCTAACCGCTTAACGTCGCAAAGCCGTGGCCTAGACATGGCTGTGAAAAACGCGAATGACGGTATCTCTATTGCACAGACAGCTGAAGGTGCAATGAATGAGTCAACCAACATTCTGCAACGTATGCGTGACCTTTCTCTTCAATCTTCAAATGGTTCAAACAGCAAATCTGAACGTGTTGCGATCCAAGAAGAAGTCTCTGCTCTAAACACAGAACTTAACCGTATTGCTGAAACGACCTCTTTTGGTGGTAACAGGCTTCTTAACGGTACTTACGGTAGCCAATCTTTCCAAATTGGCGCAGACTCTGGTGAGGCGGTAATGCTCTCTATGGGGAACATGCGCACTGACACTAAAGACATGGGCGGCAAAAGCTATGGCGTAGAAGAAGGCAAAGATGCTTCTTGGCGTGTAGGTGCTGGTTCTGATCTAACGATTAAGTACAATGATAAGTTTGGTGAAGCTCAAGAATTGTCCATTTCTGCGAAAGAAGGCAACGATATTGAAGAGCTAGCAACTTACATCAATGGTCAAAGCCAAGACGTTAAAGCGTCTGTAGGTGAAGGCGGCAAACTGCAACTTTTCGCTTCAAGCCAAAAAGTTGAAGGTGATGTTGAGTTTGGCGGCAGCCTTGCGGGCGAACTAGGTATCGGTGCTGGTAAAGACGTTACTGTTAACGATATCGACGTAACTTCTGTTGCAGGTGCAAACGAAGCAGTATCTATCATTGATGGTGCTCTAAAATCAGTGGATAGCCAACGTGCTTCTCTAGGTGCTTTCCAAAACCGTTTTGACCACGCAATCAGTAACTTAGACAACATCAACGAAAACGTTAATGCGTCTAAGAGCCGTATCAAAGATACCGATTACGCGAAAGAAACAACAGCTATGACGAAGTCTCAAATCCTACAACAGGCGAGTACTTCTATCCTAGCTCAAGCAAAACAGTCACCATCAGCAGCTCTAAGCTTATTGGGCTAA
- a CDS encoding flagellin, producing the protein MAVNVNTNVSAMTAQRYLNNANSAQQTSMERLASGSKINSAKDDAAGLQISNRLNVQSRGLDVAVRNANDGISIAQTAEGAMNETTNILQRMRDLSLQSSNGSNSKSERVAIQEEVTALNDELNRIAETTSFGGNKLLNGTHGTKSFQIGADNGEAVMLQLKDMRSDNAQMGGKSYQTENAKDKDWNVQAGSNDLKMTFTDNFGQAQEVDISAKAGDDIEELATYINGQQDSVKASVTEDGKLQMFAGNNKVEGSVEFSGALAGELGMQAGKEVTVDTIDVTSVGGAQESVAIIDAALKYVDSHRAELGAFQNRFDHAISNLDNINENVNASKSRIKDTDFAKETTQMTKSQILSQASSSILAQAKQAPNSALSLLG; encoded by the coding sequence ATGGCAGTGAATGTAAATACAAACGTTTCAGCGATGACAGCGCAACGTTACCTAAACAACGCAAACAGCGCACAACAAACATCAATGGAGCGTCTAGCTTCAGGCTCAAAAATCAACAGCGCAAAAGATGACGCTGCGGGCCTACAAATCTCGAACCGTTTGAACGTTCAAAGCCGCGGCCTTGACGTTGCTGTACGTAACGCGAACGACGGTATCTCTATTGCACAAACTGCTGAAGGTGCAATGAACGAGACAACGAACATCCTGCAACGTATGCGTGATTTGTCTCTACAATCTTCAAACGGCTCAAACTCAAAATCTGAGCGTGTAGCGATTCAAGAAGAAGTAACAGCACTGAACGACGAACTAAACCGTATCGCGGAAACGACGTCTTTTGGTGGTAACAAACTGCTTAACGGTACTCACGGTACTAAATCATTCCAAATCGGTGCGGATAACGGTGAAGCGGTAATGCTTCAACTGAAAGACATGCGCTCTGATAACGCTCAGATGGGTGGTAAGAGCTACCAAACTGAGAACGCGAAAGACAAAGACTGGAACGTTCAAGCAGGCTCTAACGACCTGAAAATGACGTTTACAGACAACTTTGGTCAAGCTCAAGAAGTCGACATCAGCGCAAAAGCAGGTGACGATATCGAAGAGCTAGCAACTTACATCAACGGTCAACAAGATTCTGTTAAAGCGTCGGTAACTGAAGATGGCAAGCTACAAATGTTTGCAGGTAACAACAAAGTTGAAGGTAGTGTTGAATTCTCTGGTGCACTTGCTGGCGAACTAGGCATGCAAGCTGGTAAAGAAGTGACGGTTGATACTATCGACGTTACTTCCGTAGGTGGCGCACAAGAGTCTGTAGCTATTATCGATGCGGCACTTAAGTATGTAGATAGCCACCGTGCTGAGCTAGGTGCTTTCCAAAACCGTTTCGACCACGCTATCAGTAACTTAGACAACATTAACGAGAACGTTAACGCATCTAAGAGTCGTATTAAAGATACCGATTTCGCGAAAGAAACGACTCAGATGACTAAGTCTCAGATTCTTTCTCAAGCTTCAAGCTCGATCCTTGCTCAAGCGAAGCAAGCGCCGAACTCGGCACTTAGCCTACTAGGTTAA
- a CDS encoding flagellin codes for MAINVSTNVSAMTAQRYLNKASNDLATSMERLSSGHKINSAKDDAAGLQISNRLTAQSRGLDVAMRNANDGISIAQTAEGAMNESTNVLQRMRDLAIQSSNGTNTAAERTALNEESSALQDELNRIAETTSFGGRRLLNGSFGEASFQIGSSSGEAMIMSLTSVRADDFRMGGTTFDSENGKDKSWEVPAQASDLKLEFKTKAGEDIVLDINTKAGDDIEELATYINGQSDLVNASVTDDGRIQLFVAEPDLEGAMSISGGLASELGIKSEGRATSVQDISLMSVAGSQNAISVIDSAMKYVDSQRADLGAKQNRLSHSINNLANVQENVDASNSRIKDTDFAKETTQMTKSQILQQAGTSILAQAKQLPNSAMSLLQ; via the coding sequence ATGGCTATCAATGTAAGCACTAACGTTTCTGCTATGACAGCACAACGTTACCTGAATAAAGCGTCTAATGATTTAGCGACCTCTATGGAACGTTTGTCATCAGGGCATAAAATCAACAGCGCGAAAGACGATGCAGCCGGTCTGCAAATCTCTAACCGTTTAACGGCGCAATCACGTGGTTTAGACGTTGCAATGCGTAATGCCAATGATGGTATTTCAATTGCACAAACTGCTGAAGGCGCGATGAATGAATCAACCAACGTACTGCAACGTATGCGTGATCTGGCGATTCAATCATCAAACGGAACTAACACCGCAGCTGAACGTACCGCGCTCAATGAAGAGTCTTCGGCACTTCAAGATGAGCTTAACCGTATCGCAGAGACAACCTCATTTGGTGGTCGTCGTCTTTTGAATGGATCATTTGGTGAAGCATCATTCCAGATTGGTTCTAGCTCTGGTGAAGCGATGATTATGAGCCTTACTAGTGTTCGTGCTGATGATTTCCGTATGGGTGGTACAACGTTTGATTCTGAAAATGGTAAAGATAAGAGTTGGGAAGTGCCTGCTCAAGCTAGCGATCTTAAGCTCGAATTCAAAACTAAAGCGGGTGAAGACATCGTTTTAGATATCAATACCAAAGCGGGTGATGATATCGAAGAGCTTGCTACTTACATTAATGGTCAATCTGATCTTGTGAACGCATCGGTTACCGATGATGGCCGCATTCAACTGTTCGTTGCTGAACCTGACCTTGAAGGGGCTATGTCTATTTCTGGTGGCTTAGCTTCTGAGTTAGGAATCAAGAGTGAAGGTCGTGCAACATCGGTTCAAGATATTAGTTTGATGAGCGTAGCAGGATCACAGAATGCTATTAGCGTGATTGATTCTGCAATGAAATACGTAGATTCACAACGTGCTGATTTGGGTGCAAAACAGAACCGTCTAAGCCACAGTATTAATAACTTGGCAAACGTACAAGAGAACGTAGACGCTTCAAACAGCCGAATCAAAGATACGGACTTTGCGAAAGAGACGACGCAAATGACCAAATCACAAATTCTGCAACAAGCAGGTACTTCAATACTTGCTCAAGCAAAACAGTTGCCTAACTCTGCGATGTCACTATTGCAATAG
- the flgL gene encoding flagellar hook-associated protein FlgL, with protein MLNRISSFHNYQSVQNDLRRQENKVHHNQAQLASGKKLQSPSDDPLATHYLQNIGQQSEQLKQYSDAIVLVRNRLEHQEVMISNSEDFADEAKRTVMEMVNGSLSPEDRLAKRREIQELASNFLHMSNSQDESGNYTFAGTKPKNQPFFRDNKGHVSYAGDDYQRKMRVASSFEMAMNDPGSKLFMEIDNPFGDYEPQYDLQPASALLLERATNESFQDESTYKITFVDMQNGKFAYQLEKDGSTVSVEDFEPSKGIEYEGLSIQIKGQITKGDSITLEPRSSFSIFDTFQDAAELAESSVSDASATAKLQQATEEFHAAFIHLTKARTDVGARLNTLDIQEQQHEDFKLSLAKAKSNFEDLDYSKAIIEFNENSRALQASQQAFGKTKDLTLFNYI; from the coding sequence ATGTTGAATCGTATCTCTAGCTTCCATAATTATCAGTCAGTACAAAATGACTTGCGCCGCCAAGAGAACAAGGTGCATCACAACCAAGCGCAACTTGCTTCCGGTAAGAAGTTACAGTCGCCAAGTGATGACCCATTGGCGACGCACTATTTGCAGAACATCGGTCAGCAGTCAGAACAACTAAAGCAATATAGCGACGCAATAGTCTTGGTTCGTAATCGATTAGAACATCAAGAAGTTATGATTTCTAATTCAGAGGATTTTGCTGATGAAGCAAAACGTACCGTGATGGAAATGGTTAACGGTTCATTATCTCCAGAAGACCGCCTTGCAAAGAGACGTGAAATTCAAGAGTTAGCTAGTAATTTTTTGCATATGTCTAACTCCCAAGATGAGTCAGGTAACTATACATTTGCAGGTACAAAACCTAAGAATCAGCCATTTTTCCGAGATAACAAGGGCCATGTCAGTTATGCCGGAGACGATTATCAACGCAAGATGCGTGTGGCAAGCAGTTTTGAAATGGCGATGAATGATCCGGGCAGCAAGTTGTTTATGGAGATCGATAATCCATTCGGTGATTATGAACCTCAATATGATTTGCAGCCAGCCTCCGCCTTGCTACTTGAAAGAGCAACAAATGAATCTTTTCAAGACGAATCAACCTACAAAATTACTTTTGTAGATATGCAAAATGGCAAATTTGCTTATCAACTCGAAAAAGATGGCAGCACGGTGTCTGTAGAAGATTTTGAACCATCTAAAGGTATTGAATATGAAGGTTTGAGTATTCAAATCAAAGGCCAAATAACCAAAGGTGATTCGATTACTTTGGAGCCAAGAAGCTCATTTTCAATATTTGACACCTTCCAAGATGCAGCAGAACTTGCAGAATCATCAGTGTCTGACGCATCAGCGACGGCAAAGTTGCAACAAGCAACTGAAGAGTTCCATGCTGCGTTTATTCATTTGACCAAAGCGAGAACGGATGTCGGTGCGCGATTGAATACGCTCGATATCCAAGAGCAGCAGCATGAAGATTTTAAGCTGTCTTTAGCGAAAGCAAAAAGCAACTTTGAAGACTTGGATTACTCGAAAGCGATCATTGAGTTCAATGAAAACTCTCGAGCATTACAAGCTTCTCAACAAGCGTTTGGCAAAACCAAAGACCTGACCTTGTTTAACTATATTTAA